In Archangium violaceum, the following are encoded in one genomic region:
- a CDS encoding HupE/UreJ family protein, giving the protein MKQVVKIVTAFTLGHSMTLVAGAVGPLFSGREPLIAAGFGLVHGLAFSTVLAELGLDSQALVLSVLAFNLGIEAMQLAVVAMTMPWLLLLSRSPEYATVRIVGASLGAVAACGWIAERAFSIQNPIAPLVEAGSHQALAGIVLLATLSVIVAARSRIRAHRMRAGDGSCATSPSLSGW; this is encoded by the coding sequence GTGAAGCAGGTCGTCAAGATCGTGACGGCCTTCACGCTCGGTCATTCCATGACCCTGGTGGCGGGAGCGGTCGGCCCCCTGTTCTCGGGCCGCGAGCCGCTCATCGCCGCCGGATTCGGGCTCGTGCATGGGCTCGCGTTCTCGACGGTGCTCGCGGAGCTCGGGCTCGACTCCCAGGCCCTCGTGCTGAGCGTGCTCGCCTTCAACCTGGGCATCGAGGCCATGCAGCTCGCGGTGGTCGCGATGACGATGCCCTGGCTCCTCCTGCTGAGCCGTTCCCCCGAGTACGCGACCGTTCGTATCGTCGGAGCGAGCCTCGGAGCGGTGGCCGCGTGTGGTTGGATCGCCGAGCGCGCGTTCTCCATCCAGAACCCCATCGCGCCGCTCGTGGAGGCCGGTTCCCACCAAGCGCTCGCCGGAATCGTCCTGCTTGCCACGCTCTCGGTCATCGTCGCCGCCAGGAGCCGCATCCGTGCACATCGGATGCGGGCGGGCGACGGCTCGTGCGCCACCAGCCCCTCACTCAGCGGGTGGTGA
- a CDS encoding pyridoxal phosphate-dependent aminotransferase, with product MEPLRSFFMEDYLEGSRFTARYNLGESGARPRTVGELLAGSGVGPQQAADTFLSTLLRDSPNWGRADLRDLVAAMHPGATRDNVLITTGTSEALLLLFRQLRPRKVALAWPAFQLLYELPMQQGAEVVRLPLRWDERGVPSVDADAWLELLERERPDVVIINNPHNPSGLVLEPELLERVSRWTERSGATLVGDEHYRFLSSETEVLGATVYRAGTRSFVTGSFIKCLGCPGLRIGWCVGDTAMLAGMQNEKNYTTHTVNPVTEWISYEVLKDLHSSALRQAREEWLSNRRILAAFLERSRGVYGVAPMGGLVTCIGVRGAASPKESEAKLQALGEAGVFVLPLSSMEYGDPSGAHPLERGHGFRLGLGMHPDRFPEALEAIERVTTR from the coding sequence ATGGAACCCCTTCGCTCGTTCTTCATGGAGGACTACCTCGAGGGCTCGCGCTTCACCGCGCGCTACAACCTCGGAGAGTCCGGTGCCCGGCCCCGCACGGTGGGAGAGCTGCTCGCCGGCTCCGGCGTCGGCCCCCAACAAGCCGCCGACACGTTCCTCTCCACCCTGCTGCGTGACAGCCCCAACTGGGGCCGCGCCGACCTGAGGGACCTCGTGGCCGCCATGCACCCCGGCGCCACGCGCGACAACGTCCTCATCACCACCGGCACCAGCGAGGCCCTGCTTCTCCTCTTCCGCCAGCTCCGCCCGCGCAAGGTGGCGCTCGCCTGGCCCGCCTTCCAGCTCCTCTACGAGCTGCCCATGCAGCAGGGCGCGGAAGTCGTCCGCCTGCCCCTGCGCTGGGACGAGCGGGGCGTGCCCTCCGTGGACGCCGACGCTTGGCTGGAGCTGCTCGAGCGCGAGCGTCCGGACGTGGTCATCATCAACAACCCTCACAACCCGAGCGGCCTCGTGCTGGAGCCGGAGCTGCTGGAGCGCGTCTCCCGCTGGACGGAGCGGTCCGGCGCCACGCTGGTGGGCGACGAGCACTACCGCTTCCTCTCCTCCGAGACGGAGGTGCTGGGGGCCACGGTGTACCGCGCGGGCACCCGGAGCTTCGTCACCGGCTCCTTCATCAAGTGCCTGGGTTGCCCGGGCCTGCGCATCGGCTGGTGCGTCGGTGACACGGCCATGCTGGCGGGCATGCAGAACGAGAAGAACTACACCACGCACACCGTGAACCCGGTCACCGAGTGGATCTCCTACGAGGTCCTCAAGGACCTGCACAGCTCCGCCCTGCGCCAGGCGCGCGAGGAGTGGCTGAGCAACCGGCGCATCCTCGCCGCCTTCCTGGAGCGCTCGCGGGGCGTGTATGGCGTGGCCCCCATGGGCGGGCTCGTCACCTGCATCGGCGTGCGCGGCGCGGCCAGTCCAAAGGAGTCCGAGGCGAAGCTCCAGGCGCTCGGCGAGGCCGGGGTGTTCGTCCTGCCGCTCAGCTCCATGGAGTACGGCGACCCCTCGGGTGCCCATCCGCTGGAGCGCGGTCACGGCTTCCGTCTGGGCCTGGGCATGCACCCGGACCGCTTCCCCGAGGCCCTGGAGGCCATCGAGCGCGTCACCACCCGCTGA
- a CDS encoding class I SAM-dependent methyltransferase — protein sequence MAESFPAPSQTAFVQQLNFWARDASNESAALLGAFALGLFGHLPDEGSAAPVSLETLASRMGGTVRGTRSVIEPLVGLGFVRLEEGRGYSLPAASSFLRRPDFAARMREALGWWLVSAKLPEAVRTGAPVDWHGESRDLLGWYRKEFLEPRAPAPSATAADYDDRAARNFLRTQALVTSGEVGLLDALVSGLRPLAELAKATGSHPESLRTLLEVLVCMGLVRREAESFGYTELAGRSLDASSLPYFQRAFPATMDYWEAFGHLDEAVTQRKFRLDLRDPETARRIYQRNASRITGIFASHVKLGRKAAELVASMRSLKEARVLDVGTGSGVWGAAFGLADPTVHVTYLDSEHVLEQVKPNIAKLKLDGRARYWAGDCLSVDYGEGQYDLILLPQVIPALPPEALPRLFGQLARALRPRGLLIISGYLLTDRRDGPLDALYFALRRYVSNEGDVLSMPDFRRLLEPVGLTSSRGFDMPIQQVVIASRGEVPWPDGLPSR from the coding sequence TTGGCGGAGTCCTTCCCCGCGCCCTCACAGACGGCGTTCGTCCAACAGCTCAACTTCTGGGCTCGCGATGCGAGCAACGAGTCGGCCGCGCTCCTGGGCGCCTTCGCGCTCGGGCTGTTCGGCCACCTCCCGGACGAGGGCTCCGCCGCGCCGGTGTCCCTGGAGACGCTCGCCTCCCGCATGGGCGGCACCGTGCGAGGCACGCGCTCCGTCATCGAGCCGCTGGTGGGGCTCGGCTTCGTCCGGCTGGAGGAGGGGAGGGGGTACTCGCTCCCGGCGGCGAGTTCCTTCCTGCGCCGCCCCGACTTCGCCGCCCGGATGCGCGAGGCGCTCGGCTGGTGGCTCGTGTCCGCGAAGCTGCCCGAGGCCGTCCGCACCGGCGCTCCGGTGGACTGGCACGGGGAGTCACGAGATCTGCTCGGCTGGTACCGGAAGGAGTTCCTGGAGCCCCGGGCCCCCGCGCCGAGCGCCACCGCCGCGGACTACGACGACCGCGCCGCGCGCAACTTCCTCCGCACCCAGGCGCTCGTGACGAGCGGTGAGGTGGGCCTGCTGGATGCGCTGGTGTCCGGCCTCCGGCCGCTCGCGGAACTGGCGAAGGCCACGGGCTCCCATCCGGAGTCGCTGCGCACACTGCTGGAGGTGCTCGTGTGCATGGGGCTCGTCCGGCGGGAGGCGGAGTCCTTCGGATATACCGAGCTGGCCGGCCGCTCCCTGGACGCGAGCAGCCTGCCGTACTTCCAGCGCGCGTTCCCGGCCACCATGGACTACTGGGAGGCCTTCGGGCACCTGGACGAGGCCGTCACCCAGCGGAAGTTCCGGTTGGATCTGCGCGACCCCGAGACAGCCAGGCGCATCTACCAGCGCAACGCCTCTCGCATCACCGGCATCTTCGCCTCGCACGTGAAGCTGGGCCGCAAGGCCGCGGAGCTCGTCGCCTCCATGCGCTCGCTGAAGGAGGCTCGCGTCCTCGACGTGGGGACCGGCTCGGGTGTCTGGGGCGCCGCCTTCGGGCTGGCGGATCCCACGGTGCACGTCACCTACCTGGACTCCGAGCACGTCCTGGAGCAGGTGAAGCCCAACATCGCGAAGCTCAAGCTGGACGGACGGGCGCGCTATTGGGCCGGGGACTGCCTCTCCGTGGACTACGGCGAGGGCCAGTACGACCTCATCCTCCTGCCCCAGGTCATCCCCGCGCTGCCTCCCGAGGCGCTGCCACGTCTCTTCGGACAGCTCGCCCGCGCGCTGCGTCCCCGGGGGCTGCTCATCATCTCGGGCTACCTGCTGACGGACCGGCGCGATGGGCCCCTGGACGCGCTCTACTTCGCGCTGCGCCGCTACGTGTCCAACGAGGGCGACGTGCTGTCCATGCCCGACTTCCGGCGGCTGCTCGAGCCCGTGGGCCTCACGTCCTCCCGTGGCTTCGACATGCCCATCCAGCAGGTCGTCATCGCCTCGCGCGGTGAGGTCCCCTGGCCTGACGGCCTGCCCTCCCGCTGA
- a CDS encoding cysteine desulfurase family protein, translated as MSAPRDPVYLDHNATTPLLPEVVDAMLPYLREHFGNPSSAHVYGRRAREAVDRARAQVAALLGASAEEIFFVAHGTEANNLAIRGVAAALPEKRHVVTSVIEHPATTEPCLELEKHGTRVTWLPVDGDGRVRVSEAVEALRSDTALVTLMHANNETGVLQPIAEVAREARSRGVLVHTDAAQSVGKLPVSVNGLGVDLLTVVGHKFGAPKGVGALYVRRGTPLRPVLLGAGHERGLRPGTENVASIVGLGVASEVALRTVEGEAARMCRLRGELWTRLRARVPGLVLNGHLEERLPNTLNVRFPGVSGSALLAAAPEVAASTGSACHAGEESASSIITAMGVAPGEALGSVRLSLGRTTTLGDVMAAAEALIGAWRRLSPPR; from the coding sequence ATGAGTGCTCCACGCGACCCCGTCTACCTGGACCACAACGCCACCACGCCCCTGCTTCCCGAGGTGGTGGACGCCATGCTCCCGTACCTGCGCGAGCACTTCGGCAACCCCTCCAGCGCGCACGTCTACGGTCGCCGGGCCCGCGAGGCCGTCGACCGGGCACGGGCCCAGGTGGCGGCGCTGCTCGGCGCCTCCGCGGAGGAGATCTTCTTCGTTGCCCATGGCACCGAGGCCAACAACCTCGCCATCCGTGGCGTGGCGGCCGCGCTTCCGGAGAAGCGGCACGTGGTGACCTCTGTCATCGAGCACCCGGCCACCACCGAGCCCTGCCTCGAGCTGGAGAAGCACGGCACGCGCGTGACGTGGCTCCCGGTGGATGGGGACGGCCGGGTCCGCGTCTCCGAGGCCGTGGAGGCACTGCGGAGCGACACGGCGCTCGTCACCCTCATGCATGCCAACAACGAGACGGGCGTGCTGCAGCCCATCGCCGAGGTGGCCCGCGAGGCCCGCTCCCGGGGCGTGCTGGTGCACACCGACGCGGCCCAGTCGGTGGGCAAGCTGCCCGTGTCCGTCAACGGGCTGGGCGTGGATCTGCTCACGGTGGTGGGCCACAAGTTCGGAGCGCCCAAGGGCGTGGGCGCACTGTACGTGCGCCGGGGTACGCCGCTGCGTCCGGTTCTGCTCGGGGCGGGGCACGAGCGGGGCCTGCGCCCGGGGACGGAGAACGTCGCGTCCATCGTGGGGCTCGGGGTGGCCAGCGAGGTGGCCCTCCGCACGGTGGAGGGCGAGGCGGCGCGGATGTGCAGGCTGCGGGGCGAGCTCTGGACGCGGCTGCGGGCGCGCGTCCCGGGACTGGTGCTCAATGGTCACCTGGAAGAGCGACTGCCCAACACCCTCAACGTGCGCTTCCCCGGGGTGAGCGGCTCCGCGCTCCTGGCGGCCGCTCCCGAGGTGGCCGCGTCCACGGGCTCGGCGTGCCACGCGGGCGAGGAGTCCGCCTCCTCCATCATCACCGCGATGGGCGTGGCGCCCGGGGAGGCGCTCGGCTCGGTGCGCCTGTCCCTGGGCCGGACGACGACGCTCGGGGACGTAATGGCCGCCGCGGAAGCGCTCATCGGGGCCTGGCGGCGCCTGTCCCCGCCCAGGTGA
- a CDS encoding aldo/keto reductase has translation MELDLQSTVKLNNGVRMPRLGLGVFRAPRGEVTRAAVSAALAAGYRHIDTARIYGNERDVGLAVRESGLPREEIFVTTKLWNEDQGHDSTLRACERSLKDLGLEYVDLYLVHWPVPGRRLESWRALEQLLSDGKCRAIGVSNFLEHHLDELLGRAKVVPAVNQVEQHPFLYQPSLLRYCADKGIAVEAYSPLTKGLRLGDPRVVELARKHGKSPAQVLIRWCLQHDMVVIPKSVHEARIRENASVFDFTLSPEEMRRLDGLNENLYTGWDPTDVP, from the coding sequence ATGGAGCTCGACCTCCAATCCACTGTGAAGCTGAACAACGGCGTGCGGATGCCCCGGTTGGGATTGGGCGTCTTCCGGGCCCCGCGCGGCGAGGTGACGCGCGCGGCCGTATCGGCGGCGCTCGCGGCGGGCTACCGGCACATCGACACCGCCCGCATCTACGGGAACGAGCGGGACGTGGGCCTCGCCGTGCGGGAGAGCGGCCTGCCCCGGGAGGAGATCTTCGTCACCACCAAGTTGTGGAACGAGGACCAGGGCCATGACTCCACGCTTCGCGCCTGCGAGCGCAGCCTGAAGGACCTCGGGCTGGAGTACGTGGACCTGTACCTGGTGCACTGGCCGGTGCCGGGCCGGCGGCTCGAATCATGGCGGGCCCTGGAGCAGCTGCTCTCCGATGGGAAGTGCCGGGCCATCGGAGTCAGCAACTTCCTGGAGCACCACCTCGACGAGCTGCTGGGCCGCGCCAAGGTGGTCCCCGCCGTCAATCAGGTGGAGCAGCACCCCTTCCTCTACCAGCCGTCCCTGCTGCGCTACTGCGCGGACAAGGGCATCGCGGTGGAGGCCTACAGTCCGCTGACCAAGGGACTGCGGCTCGGGGACCCGCGCGTGGTGGAGCTCGCCCGGAAGCACGGCAAGTCTCCCGCCCAGGTGCTCATCCGCTGGTGCCTCCAACACGACATGGTGGTCATCCCCAAGTCCGTCCACGAGGCGCGCATCCGAGAGAACGCCAGTGTCTTCGACTTCACTCTCTCCCCCGAGGAGATGCGGCGGCTCGATGGGTTGAACGAGAACCTGTACACGGGGTGGGACCCGACGGACGTACCGTGA
- the rnk gene encoding nucleoside diphosphate kinase regulator has protein sequence MSTQEPRIVVTSTDMERLRTLIDTTAGDQADALDAELLRAEVVEPTQVPPDVVTMNSRVVYRDEDTHETREVTLSYPKDASLQEGRVSVLAPVGAALLGLSVGQEIEWEIPGGKLKRLRILSVTYQPQSAGHAH, from the coding sequence ATGAGCACGCAAGAGCCGAGGATCGTGGTCACGTCGACTGACATGGAGCGGCTGCGGACCCTCATCGATACGACCGCTGGGGACCAGGCGGACGCGCTCGATGCGGAGTTGCTGCGCGCGGAGGTGGTCGAGCCCACCCAGGTGCCGCCAGATGTCGTGACGATGAACAGCCGTGTCGTCTACCGGGACGAGGACACGCACGAGACGCGGGAGGTGACGCTCTCGTATCCGAAGGACGCGTCGCTCCAGGAGGGGCGGGTATCCGTGCTGGCGCCCGTGGGAGCGGCACTGCTCGGGCTTTCGGTGGGGCAGGAAATCGAGTGGGAGATACCGGGAGGGAAGCTCAAGCGGCTGCGCATCCTCTCGGTCACCTACCAACCGCAATCGGCCGGGCACGCTCACTGA